One window from the genome of Rhinolophus ferrumequinum isolate MPI-CBG mRhiFer1 chromosome 10, mRhiFer1_v1.p, whole genome shotgun sequence encodes:
- the NUP50 gene encoding nuclear pore complex protein Nup50 isoform X2, translated as MAKRIAEKELTDRNWDQEDEAEESDNTGGAFKGFKGLVAPSGGFSGFGAGAGVRPLEGLPNGNSITSAPAFSSAGIATETKATFASIAANGPTSLVDKKNANPQTNGDSQPPSSSGLTSRAPPRRNAYHKQLAALNCSVRDWIVKHVNANPLCDLTPVFKDYEKYLAGIEEEGGTGASGPESEPSKAPAAAQPPSLFGSVKLQQESTFLFHGNKPEGTSEKMEAGPDKKVDASPGTASASFNFGKKIDSSVLAALNSGPVTGFSFPSGNSSLFGKDGPQSKPVSSPFSTKTLESQAGGGSNDCKGGDEEENEEPPKVVVTEVKEEDAFYSKKCKLFYKKDNEFKEKGVGTLHLKPTVNQKTQLLVRADTSLGNILLNVLITPNMPCSRTGKNNVLVVCVPNPPVDEKNATVPVTMLIRVKTSEDADELHRVLLEKKDA; from the exons TCTGACAATACTGGAGGGGCTTTTAAGGGCTTTAAAGGTTTGGTGGCACCTTCTGGAGGGTTTTCTGGATTTGGTGCTGGTGCTGGAGTGAGGCCTTTGGAAGGACTGCCGAATGGAAACAGCATCACGAGTGCCCCTGCCTTTTCCAGTGCAGGGATCGCAACCGAGACCAAGGCCACCTTTG CATCCATTGCTGCCAATGGCCCTACTTCCTTGGTCGATAAAAAGAATGCAAATCCCCAAACTAACGGGGACAGCCAGCCGCCCTCGTCCTCTGGCCTGACCTCCAGGGCACCCCCCCGCCGGAACGCCTACCACAAGCAGCTGGCGGCCTTGAACTGCTCTGTCCGGGACTGGATAGTGAAGCACGTGAATGCCAACCCGCTCTGTGACCTGACACCTGTCTTTAAAGACTACGAGAAGTACTTGGCAGGTATTGAGGAGGAAGGCGGCACTGGTGCCAGCGGCCCTGAGAGCGAGCCCAGCAAAGCGCCAGCTGCAGCTCAGCCTCCCTCCCTGTTCGGTTCAGTGAAGTTACAGCAAGAGTCAACATTTTTGTTTCACGGTAACAAACCCGAGGGGACCTCTGAAAAGATGGAGGCTGGACCTGACAAGAAAGTGGACGCCTCCCCAGGAACAGCAAGTGCCTCGTTCAATTTCGGCAAGAAAATTGATAGTTCTGTTTTGGCTGCCTTGAACTCGGGCCCCGTGActgggttttcatttccttcaggcAACTCCAGTTTATTTGGCAAAGATGGTCCTCAGAGTAAACCGGTTTCTTCACCGTTTTCCACTAAAACATTGGAGAGCCAAGCAGGTGGCGGCAGTAATGACTGCAAAG GtggagatgaagaagaaaatgaggagcCGCCCAAAGTGGTAGTTACTGAGGTCAAAGAAGAAGATGCTTTCTACTCCAAAAA gtGTAAACTGTTTTACAAGAAAGACAACGAATTTAAAGAGAAGGGTGTAGGCACTCTGCATTTAAAACCCACGGTGAATCAGAAGACACAGCTCTTAGTGCGGGCAGACACCAGTTTAG GCAACATACTGCTGAATGTGCTGATCACACCCAACATGCCGTGTAGCCGCACAGGGAAAAACAACGTGCTCGTTGTGTGCGTTCCAAACCCGCCCGTGGACGAGAAGAACGCCACCGTCCCGGTCACCATGCTCATTCGGGTGAAAACCAGCGAGGACGCAGACGAGTTGCACAGAGTGTTGCTGGAGAAGAAGGACGCCTGA
- the NUP50 gene encoding nuclear pore complex protein Nup50 isoform X1 codes for MAKRIAEKELTDRNWDQEDEAEEVGTFSVASEEVLKNRAIKKAKRRNVGFESDNTGGAFKGFKGLVAPSGGFSGFGAGAGVRPLEGLPNGNSITSAPAFSSAGIATETKATFASIAANGPTSLVDKKNANPQTNGDSQPPSSSGLTSRAPPRRNAYHKQLAALNCSVRDWIVKHVNANPLCDLTPVFKDYEKYLAGIEEEGGTGASGPESEPSKAPAAAQPPSLFGSVKLQQESTFLFHGNKPEGTSEKMEAGPDKKVDASPGTASASFNFGKKIDSSVLAALNSGPVTGFSFPSGNSSLFGKDGPQSKPVSSPFSTKTLESQAGGGSNDCKGGDEEENEEPPKVVVTEVKEEDAFYSKKCKLFYKKDNEFKEKGVGTLHLKPTVNQKTQLLVRADTSLGNILLNVLITPNMPCSRTGKNNVLVVCVPNPPVDEKNATVPVTMLIRVKTSEDADELHRVLLEKKDA; via the exons GTGGGAACATTCTCAGTGGCCAGTGAGGAAGTCTTGAAGAATAGAGCCATAAAGAAAGCAAAGCGTAGAAATGTTGGATTTGAA TCTGACAATACTGGAGGGGCTTTTAAGGGCTTTAAAGGTTTGGTGGCACCTTCTGGAGGGTTTTCTGGATTTGGTGCTGGTGCTGGAGTGAGGCCTTTGGAAGGACTGCCGAATGGAAACAGCATCACGAGTGCCCCTGCCTTTTCCAGTGCAGGGATCGCAACCGAGACCAAGGCCACCTTTG CATCCATTGCTGCCAATGGCCCTACTTCCTTGGTCGATAAAAAGAATGCAAATCCCCAAACTAACGGGGACAGCCAGCCGCCCTCGTCCTCTGGCCTGACCTCCAGGGCACCCCCCCGCCGGAACGCCTACCACAAGCAGCTGGCGGCCTTGAACTGCTCTGTCCGGGACTGGATAGTGAAGCACGTGAATGCCAACCCGCTCTGTGACCTGACACCTGTCTTTAAAGACTACGAGAAGTACTTGGCAGGTATTGAGGAGGAAGGCGGCACTGGTGCCAGCGGCCCTGAGAGCGAGCCCAGCAAAGCGCCAGCTGCAGCTCAGCCTCCCTCCCTGTTCGGTTCAGTGAAGTTACAGCAAGAGTCAACATTTTTGTTTCACGGTAACAAACCCGAGGGGACCTCTGAAAAGATGGAGGCTGGACCTGACAAGAAAGTGGACGCCTCCCCAGGAACAGCAAGTGCCTCGTTCAATTTCGGCAAGAAAATTGATAGTTCTGTTTTGGCTGCCTTGAACTCGGGCCCCGTGActgggttttcatttccttcaggcAACTCCAGTTTATTTGGCAAAGATGGTCCTCAGAGTAAACCGGTTTCTTCACCGTTTTCCACTAAAACATTGGAGAGCCAAGCAGGTGGCGGCAGTAATGACTGCAAAG GtggagatgaagaagaaaatgaggagcCGCCCAAAGTGGTAGTTACTGAGGTCAAAGAAGAAGATGCTTTCTACTCCAAAAA gtGTAAACTGTTTTACAAGAAAGACAACGAATTTAAAGAGAAGGGTGTAGGCACTCTGCATTTAAAACCCACGGTGAATCAGAAGACACAGCTCTTAGTGCGGGCAGACACCAGTTTAG GCAACATACTGCTGAATGTGCTGATCACACCCAACATGCCGTGTAGCCGCACAGGGAAAAACAACGTGCTCGTTGTGTGCGTTCCAAACCCGCCCGTGGACGAGAAGAACGCCACCGTCCCGGTCACCATGCTCATTCGGGTGAAAACCAGCGAGGACGCAGACGAGTTGCACAGAGTGTTGCTGGAGAAGAAGGACGCCTGA